In a genomic window of Phragmites australis chromosome 14, lpPhrAust1.1, whole genome shotgun sequence:
- the LOC133891723 gene encoding peroxidase 70-like, translating into MAAEYSGHRCRHFLLFLALATILPASRAQLSPTFYGSSCPAALLTIRTAVRAAVALDARTGGSLLRLHFHDCFVQGCDASVLLDDTGNFTGEKGAGPNAGSLRGFGVIDTIKALLEVLCPRTVSCADILAVAARDSVVALGGPSWTVQLGRRDSTTASLSTANTDLPSPASSLSTLLAAFARKGLSSTDMVALSGAHTVGQAQCQNFRARIYNETNIDPSFAASRRAGCPATGGGGALAPLDASTPNAFDNAYYGGLVAQRGLMHSDQQLFSGGSTDGQVRSYAASPAQFRSDFAAAMVRMGGIGVLTGSSGQVRRNCRRMN; encoded by the exons ATGGCTGCCGAGTACAGCGGCCATCGCTGTCGCCACTTCTTACTGTTCCTGGCACTGGCCACGATATTGCCTGCCTCTCGGGCTCAGCTGTCGCCGACGTTCTATGGCTCGTCGTGCCCCGCCGCGCTTCTCACCATCAGGACCGCCGTGAGGGCGGCCGTGGCGCTGGACGCGCGCACGGGCGGCTCCTTGCTCCGGCTGcacttccacgactgcttcgtgCAA GGTTGCGACGCGTCTGTTCTGCTCGACGACACGGGCAACTTCACCGGGGAGAAGGGCGCGGGCCCGAACGCGGGGTCGCTCAGAGGGTTCGGAGTGATCGACACCATCAAGGCTCTGCTGGAGGTGTTGTGCCCGCGGACCGTGTCATGCGCCGACATCCTCGCTGTCGCCGCCCGTGACTCTGTAGTCGCG CTTGGAGGGCCATCGTGGACGGTGCAGCTCGGCAGGAGGGACTCCACCACGGCGAGCCTCTCCACGGCGAACACGGACCTCCCCTCGCCAGCGTCCAGCCTGAGCACGCTGCTCGCCGCCTTCGCCAGGAAAGGCCTGAGCAGCACCGACATGGTTGCTCTGTCAG gagcCCACACGGTGGGGCAGGCGCAGTGCCAGAACTTCCGGGCCAGGATCTACAACGAGACCAACATCGACCCGTCCTTCGCGGCGTCGCGGAGGGCCGGCTGCCCGGCGACCGGCGGCGGGGGCGCGCTCGCGCCGCTGGACGCGTCCACGCCGAACGCGTTCGACAACGCGTACTACGGCGGCCTGGTCGCGCAGCGGGGGCTGATGCACTCCGACCAGCAGCTGTTCAGCGGCGGCTCGACGGACGGCCAGGTCAGGAGCTACGCGGCCAGCCCGGCGCAGTTCAGGAGCGACTTCGCGGCGGCCATGGTCAGAATGGGCGGCATTGGTGTCCTGACAGGGAGCAGCGGGCAGGTCCGGCGCAACTGCCGGAGGATGAACTAG
- the LOC133890595 gene encoding SUMO-activating enzyme subunit 2-like isoform X2, giving the protein MEAFLLRLNSLRLIYFIDLDTIEVSNLNRQFLFRQSHVGQSKAKVSRYAVLKFRPNINITSYHANVKDAQFNVKFFKQFNVVLNGLDNLDARRHVNRLCLAAEVPLVESGTTGFLGQVTVHVKGKTECYECQPKPVPKSYPVCTITSTPSKFVHCIVWAKDLLFAKLFGDKNRDNDLNVHSKDDSSSKTDLFERNVDEDLEQYARRIFDHVFGYNIEVALANEETWKNRKRPYPIYVRDALREDAVQQNGCSQDTKNAGQESSAMASLGLRNTQEIWSLADNSKVFLEALKLFFEKREKDIGNLIFDKDDQLAVEFVTAAANIRASSFGIPLHSLFEAKGVAGNIVHAVATTNAIIAGLIVIEAIKVLKGDYQNYRMTYCLEHPSRNMLLMPVEPFEPNKSCYVCSETPLILEVNTKTTKLREVIDKVIKSKLGINFPSVMIGSTVIFEDGDGLEEDEAVNYALNLEKILAELPAPVVNDTKLAVEDFQQELKCSINIKHRDEFDEEKEPDGMVLAGWSGPVDKQITSNGEIRSVPSSSRDDVDGTAEDISAKPGMKRKLNEILDSKENCDTAQNPTDVSSNSAQVVEDDDDDVLMFDEDPKLGKRKRLQ; this is encoded by the exons ATGGAAGCTTTCCTTCTCCGCCTTAATTCCTTAAGGTTGATCTATTTT ATTGACTTGGACACAATTGAGGTTAGCAATCTAAATAGACAGTTTTTATTTCGGCAGAGTCATGTTGGGCAGTCAAAAGCTAAA GTTTCTCGGTATGCTGTTTTGAAATTCAGGCCAAATATCAATATAACATCATATCATGCAAATGTGAAGGATGCTCAATTCAATGTTAAATTCTTCAAGCAATTTAATGTGGTTCTGAATGGTCTTGATAATTTGGATGCTAGACGGCATGTTAATCGCCTTTGCCTTGCTGCTGAAGTTCCTTTAGTTGAAAGTGGTACTACTGGTTTTTTGGGACAG GTTACTGTTCACGTCAAGGGTAAAACAGAGTGTTATGAATGTCAGCCAAAGCCTGTCCCTAAATCATATCCTGTCTGCACAATTACAAGCACGCCATCGAAG TTTGTTCACTGCATTGTTTGGGCAAAAGACCTGCTTTTTGCAAAGCTGTTTGGAGATAAAAACCGGGATAATGATCTTAATGTGCACTCGAAAGATGACAGCAGTTCAAAAACTGATTTATTTGAAAGGAATGTAGATGAAGATCTTGAGCAGTATGCCCGGCGAATATTTGATCATGTCTTTGGTTACAACATCGAAGTTGCCTTAGCTAATGAGGAAACTtggaaaaataggaaaagaccatACCCAATATATGTCAGAGATGCATTGCGTGAAGATGCTGTTCAGCAAAATGGTTGCTCTCAGGACACCAAGAACGCAGGGCAGGAATCATCTGCTATGGCGTCTCTAGGTCTTAGAAATACACAAGAGATATGGAGTCTCGCAGACAATTCAAAAGTTTTCTTAGAGgctttaaaattatttttcgaaaaaagagaaaag GATATAGGGAACCTTATTTTTGACAAGGATGACCAGTTGGCTGTTGAGTTTGTTACTGCTGCAGCTAATATCAGAGCTTCCTCTTTTGGAATACCACTGCATAGCCTTTTCGAAGCTAAAGGTGTTGCTGGGAACATAGTCCATGCTGTTGCAACAACTAATGCTATAATAGCTGGTTTGATTGTTATTGAAGCAATCAAAGTGCTCAAGGGTGATTATCAGAATTATAG AATGACATATTGTCTTGAACATCCTTCAAGGAATATGCTTTTGATGCCTGTAGAGCCTTTTGAACCTAATAAGTCATGCTATGTCTGCTCTGAG ACCCCTCTTATTCTGGAGGTTAACACTAAGACCACAAAGCTAAGGGAGGTCATTGACAAGGTTATAAAAAGCAAACTTGGAATTAACTTTCCTTCGGTAATGATTGGCTCCACAGTTATTTTTGAGGATGGTGATGGCTTAGAGGAGGACGAGGCTGTAAATTATGCTCTAAACCTTGAGAAG ATCTTGGCTGAACTGCCTGCTCCAGTTGTTAATGATACAAAGCTTGCCGTCGAGGATTTCCAGCAGGAATTAAAATGCAGCATCAACATCAAACACAG GGATGAGTTCGATGAGGAGAAAGAGCCTGATGGAATGGTTCTAGCTGGGTGGTCTGGTCCAGTGGATAAGCAGATAACCAGTAATGGTGAGATAAGATCAGTCCCATCTTCATCCAGAGATGATGTTGATGGTACTGCCGAGGATATATCTGCGAAGCCTGGAATGAAGCGCAAACTGAATGAAATATTAGATTCGAAGGAAAATTGTGATACTGCCCAGAATCCTACAGATGTTAGTTCCAATAGCGCtcaagttgttgaagatgacgatgacgatgtTCTTATGTTTGATGAGGATCCGAAGCTAGGCAAGAGAAAGAGATTGCAATAG
- the LOC133891036 gene encoding protein EFFECTOR OF TRANSCRIPTION 2-like, whose amino-acid sequence MPATSAACRLKRENCPQTKHDSLFSPWKVLVGPSDWEDHSSGKEGVQRYRIRNLPDNFPGLYELGVAGASDEGVRVRRRDSGGVVVVYLGQADNVRARLQQYGRTGSHLDVGNSLGSAGKAEIIALAARPGLFREVFSKGYSVVFRCALMDNKQEAEKTEAQLLRVFDYAWNKLQNGACRREEILLKLEQGAFSHRSSLLSRVRYMKQKVFGEKAGIKIKRSESVDTSSGIMRTMLPRVRTFVRCRLQLVNSYNGGDEAIDIPWKKTFEGNTCDNRQAHRRRPEGYKVKKIDDAKRRTVLTQDSNSVCGVVLEDGSSCLEHPVLARKRCSLHKGRRVKGSSCSYPCQIEIPNTESLPRLTQKLNNSDQAHANELLSKNLATAMKEPLSQSSSFEAKEVKTGEAPIEDHTSRDAGICEEKTHHAGCESPEQQPSGRMWFDFLKAQKKSAGTLSSRGLGCQTRVTDDVAPICRALTDIGSCKMVPVAGRKGCEKHSGMKITGASFSRSSGWPCTCGARTSDGSPCMNQPVEGRKRCTLHKGQRASCPPTSSAE is encoded by the exons ATGCCCGCGACCTCAGCTGCCTGCAGGCTGAAGCGGGAGAACTGCCCCCAAACCAAGCACGACTCCCTCTTCTCTCCATGGAAG GTTCTTGTCGGGCCATCGGACTGGGAGGACCACTCCTCCGGTAAGGAGGGGGTGCAGAGGTACCGCATCCGTAACCTCCCCGACAACTTCCCGGGTCTCTACGAGCTGGGCGTCGCCGGCGCGTCCGACGAGGGCGTCAGGGTCCGGAGGCGTGATTCGGGGGGCGTCGTGGTGGTGTACCTCGGGCAGGCCGATAATGTCAGGGCGAGGCTACAACAGTATGGCCGCACGGGGTCGCATCTGGACGTTGGGAATTCGTTAGGCTCTGCTGGTAAGGCTGAGATTATTGCGCTTGCGGCAAGGCCTGGATTGTTCAGAGAAGTGTTCTCCAAAGGCTACTCCGTGGTGTTTCGATGTGCGCTG ATGGATAATAAACAAGAAGCTGAGAAGACTGAGGCTCAGCTCTTGAGAGTATTTGATTATGCATGGAACAAGCTTCAGAATGGTGCTTGTCGCCGTGAAGAAATACTGCTCAAGTTAGAACAGGGAGCATTCAGCCATAGATCATCGCTACTTAGCAGAGTGCGTTACATGAAACAAAAAGTATTTGGAGAGAAAGCAGGTATAAAGATAAAACGAAGTGAGTCTGTTGACACCTCGTCTGGTATTATGAGAACTATGCTCCCGAGAGTTCGTACATTTGTTCGCTGCAGACTTCAGTTAGTTAACTCTTACAACGGTGGAGATGAGGCAATTGATATTCCCTGGAAGAAAACATTTGAGGGTAATACCTGTGATAATAGACAAGCACATAGAAGGAGGCCTGAAGGATACAAAGTAAAAAAGATCGATGATGCCAAACGGAGAACTGTGCTCACACAAGATTCTAACTCTGTTTGTGGAGTGGTACTGGAAGATGGTTCGTCTTGTCTTGAGCACCCAGTTCTAGCGAGGAAGAGGTGCAGCTTACACAAAGGTAGAAGAGTCAAAGGCTCATCTTGTAGCTATCCTTGCCAAATTGAGATTCCAAATACCGAATCTCTACCTCGACTAACACAAAAATTGAACAACTCAGATCAAGCACATGCAAATGAACTCCTGTCCAAAAATTTAGCTACAGCTATGAAGGAACCGTTAAGTCAAAGCAGTAGCTTTGAAGCAAAGGAGGTGAAAACTGGAGAAGCTCCTATAGAAGATCACACCTCTAGGGATGCTGGTATCTGCGAAGAGAAGACTCATCATGCTGGATGTGAGTCCCCGGAGCAGCAGCCTTCTGGAAGAATGTGGTTTGACTTTCTCAAAGCACAGAAGAAGTCTGCCGGCACTCTCTCATCGAGAGGCCTGGGATGTCAGACAAGAGTAACAGATGACGTAGCGCCTATCTGCAGAGCACTGACAGATATTGGGTCCTGCAAAATGGTGCCAGTTGCAGGAAGAAAAGGATGTGAGAAGCACAGTGGAATGAAGATCACTGGAGCTTCGTTTTCCAGAAGCTCAGGATGGCCGTGTACGTGTGGTGCCCGTACCTCAGATGGTTCACCTTGTATGAATCAGCCAGTTGAAGGGAGGAAGAGATGTACATTGCACAAAGGGCAAAGAGCATCATGCCCCCCTACCTCATCGGCCGAATAG
- the LOC133890595 gene encoding SUMO-activating enzyme subunit 2-like isoform X1: protein MAAAASASSLEAVKAAKVLMVGAGGIGCELLKTLALSGFRDIHIIDLDTIEVSNLNRQFLFRQSHVGQSKAKVSRYAVLKFRPNINITSYHANVKDAQFNVKFFKQFNVVLNGLDNLDARRHVNRLCLAAEVPLVESGTTGFLGQVTVHVKGKTECYECQPKPVPKSYPVCTITSTPSKFVHCIVWAKDLLFAKLFGDKNRDNDLNVHSKDDSSSKTDLFERNVDEDLEQYARRIFDHVFGYNIEVALANEETWKNRKRPYPIYVRDALREDAVQQNGCSQDTKNAGQESSAMASLGLRNTQEIWSLADNSKVFLEALKLFFEKREKDIGNLIFDKDDQLAVEFVTAAANIRASSFGIPLHSLFEAKGVAGNIVHAVATTNAIIAGLIVIEAIKVLKGDYQNYRMTYCLEHPSRNMLLMPVEPFEPNKSCYVCSETPLILEVNTKTTKLREVIDKVIKSKLGINFPSVMIGSTVIFEDGDGLEEDEAVNYALNLEKILAELPAPVVNDTKLAVEDFQQELKCSINIKHRDEFDEEKEPDGMVLAGWSGPVDKQITSNGEIRSVPSSSRDDVDGTAEDISAKPGMKRKLNEILDSKENCDTAQNPTDVSSNSAQVVEDDDDDVLMFDEDPKLGKRKRLQ, encoded by the exons AtggccgctgccgcctccgcctcctccttggAGGCCGTCAAG GCGGCGAAGGTCCTCATGGTCGGGGCGGGAGGAATCGGGTGCGAGCTGCTCAAGACGCTCGCTCTCTCCGGATTCCGCGACATACACATC ATTGACTTGGACACAATTGAGGTTAGCAATCTAAATAGACAGTTTTTATTTCGGCAGAGTCATGTTGGGCAGTCAAAAGCTAAA GTTTCTCGGTATGCTGTTTTGAAATTCAGGCCAAATATCAATATAACATCATATCATGCAAATGTGAAGGATGCTCAATTCAATGTTAAATTCTTCAAGCAATTTAATGTGGTTCTGAATGGTCTTGATAATTTGGATGCTAGACGGCATGTTAATCGCCTTTGCCTTGCTGCTGAAGTTCCTTTAGTTGAAAGTGGTACTACTGGTTTTTTGGGACAG GTTACTGTTCACGTCAAGGGTAAAACAGAGTGTTATGAATGTCAGCCAAAGCCTGTCCCTAAATCATATCCTGTCTGCACAATTACAAGCACGCCATCGAAG TTTGTTCACTGCATTGTTTGGGCAAAAGACCTGCTTTTTGCAAAGCTGTTTGGAGATAAAAACCGGGATAATGATCTTAATGTGCACTCGAAAGATGACAGCAGTTCAAAAACTGATTTATTTGAAAGGAATGTAGATGAAGATCTTGAGCAGTATGCCCGGCGAATATTTGATCATGTCTTTGGTTACAACATCGAAGTTGCCTTAGCTAATGAGGAAACTtggaaaaataggaaaagaccatACCCAATATATGTCAGAGATGCATTGCGTGAAGATGCTGTTCAGCAAAATGGTTGCTCTCAGGACACCAAGAACGCAGGGCAGGAATCATCTGCTATGGCGTCTCTAGGTCTTAGAAATACACAAGAGATATGGAGTCTCGCAGACAATTCAAAAGTTTTCTTAGAGgctttaaaattatttttcgaaaaaagagaaaag GATATAGGGAACCTTATTTTTGACAAGGATGACCAGTTGGCTGTTGAGTTTGTTACTGCTGCAGCTAATATCAGAGCTTCCTCTTTTGGAATACCACTGCATAGCCTTTTCGAAGCTAAAGGTGTTGCTGGGAACATAGTCCATGCTGTTGCAACAACTAATGCTATAATAGCTGGTTTGATTGTTATTGAAGCAATCAAAGTGCTCAAGGGTGATTATCAGAATTATAG AATGACATATTGTCTTGAACATCCTTCAAGGAATATGCTTTTGATGCCTGTAGAGCCTTTTGAACCTAATAAGTCATGCTATGTCTGCTCTGAG ACCCCTCTTATTCTGGAGGTTAACACTAAGACCACAAAGCTAAGGGAGGTCATTGACAAGGTTATAAAAAGCAAACTTGGAATTAACTTTCCTTCGGTAATGATTGGCTCCACAGTTATTTTTGAGGATGGTGATGGCTTAGAGGAGGACGAGGCTGTAAATTATGCTCTAAACCTTGAGAAG ATCTTGGCTGAACTGCCTGCTCCAGTTGTTAATGATACAAAGCTTGCCGTCGAGGATTTCCAGCAGGAATTAAAATGCAGCATCAACATCAAACACAG GGATGAGTTCGATGAGGAGAAAGAGCCTGATGGAATGGTTCTAGCTGGGTGGTCTGGTCCAGTGGATAAGCAGATAACCAGTAATGGTGAGATAAGATCAGTCCCATCTTCATCCAGAGATGATGTTGATGGTACTGCCGAGGATATATCTGCGAAGCCTGGAATGAAGCGCAAACTGAATGAAATATTAGATTCGAAGGAAAATTGTGATACTGCCCAGAATCCTACAGATGTTAGTTCCAATAGCGCtcaagttgttgaagatgacgatgacgatgtTCTTATGTTTGATGAGGATCCGAAGCTAGGCAAGAGAAAGAGATTGCAATAG